The genomic window ACTCCTACTACGACGGCTATCCCGGCGTCTTCTATGACGAGGATGGGCGCTTCTACGGGTACGCGAACTACGGGACCCTCGGGGGCTACTATGGATACCTGGATTACCCCTACTACGGGGGCGGAGGCTATCCGTACATCACCACGCCGGTCTATGGCGGATACGGGACGACGCTGGGATATGGGCTGCCCTACGGCTACAGCCTGTGCGGCAACGCCCTGAGCTGCCTCGGAGGGTTCGGCTGCGGTATGCCGGTGCTTGGGCTGGGTTGGGGCGGGCTCGGGTATGGGGGCCTCGGCTGGGGAGGACTCGGCTACGGCGGACTCGGCTACGGCGGACTCGGCTGGGGCGGGCTCGGATATGGCGGGCTCGGCTGGGGTGGATTGGGCTACGGCGGACTCGGCTGGGGCGGATTCGGTTGGGGCTGGCCGATGTGGGGCCTGGGATGGGGCGGATGGGGCTGGGGTGGCCTGGGATGGGGCGGATGGGGCTGGGGTGGCCTCGGCTGGGGCGGGCTCGGCTGGGGCGGATGGGGCTGGGGAGGACTCGGCTGGGGCGGGCTCGGCTGGGGCGGATGGGGTTGGGGCGGCTGGAACCGCTGGTGCAATCGCTACCCCTATAGCCCCGGTCGGATGCATCAGGGAAACGGTCAGGGGCGAGGTGGAATCGGTCAGGGCGGCATGGCCGGGAATGGTCGCAGCCTCAACGGCAATTTCAACCGGACTGGGCTGGCCCATAATGTCGGCCAGGGCCTTGGCCGGGGCGGTGCGGGAGGCCCGGCCGCTCGGGGTGGCCACAACCAGGGGCTTGCCTTGAACCACCCGTCGCAGGGCTCCCTTCATCATGGCTTGCAGGGACCAGCGGCCTCGCGAGCGTACGGCAATCCCTTCCGGGGGAGCGGCAACGGGCTCGCGCATCATGCGGCCGGCGGACGCGGCCTTGGGGCCCAGGGCTCGGCGGCGGGACACGTCCAGCACGCCTCCTCGCTAGCCGGCGGCGCAAACTCCTTCCGACCGGGCTTCAATGGCGTGAACAACGCGACGGTCCACCATAACGTGTCACGCCCCGCGTTCGCGGGGAACACGGCCGGGGCGATGGGCCACGGTGCGGGCGGGCTGAACCTAGGCGGTGTGAACGGTCAACACGCGGTCGGCGGTGCCTATGGCCGCTCCGGGGCCTGGAATGGGGCGCAGGCCGGGGGCGGCCTGGCGGGCGCCGGGCAGGGGGCGTTCCATCAGGGCGGCAATGCGGGGCTCGGCGGGATGGGCATGGCACCAGGCGGGCATCATGCTGGCGCGTCGGGGATGGGCACCGCCGGACTCGGGGGAGGCGTGCCCGGTGGCCATGCCCTGGGCGGAGGCTCCTATGCCATGCCCGGAGCGGGCCATGCCGCCGGCATGTACGGAGGTCAAGGAGGGGGCGGCTTAGGGGCCGCGGCCCCGCACATCGGCTCAGCGGGGTCGCTGGGCGGAGGCTTCGGCGCAGCTCCGCATTATGGCGGCTACGCCGGGTACGGCAGTTTCAGCGGCGGCCACGTGGGCGGTTGGGGCGGCAGTAGCTTCTCGGGCGGCCATGTAGGAGGGTTCGGCGGCGGCATGGGAGGAGGCCACATGGGCGGTTTCAGCGGCGGGCACATGGGCGGGGGCGGGCACATGGGCGGAGGCGGCGGCGGCCACCGCTGAGCCGACGAGCTTTCAGTCAGAGGTCAAGGGCGGGCCGAATGGCCCGCCCTTTTTGCTTTTCCCGTCCTTACACACGCCAGACGGGCTGGCCCGTGGACCGCATCACGGCGGTCCAAAGGTCGCTCGTCAGGTCCAATTGGCGTTTCTCCGCGATCGCAGTCCGGATCGGGACGTGCACCAGCTCGTTGTGCCAGTATCCGATGAGGGTGTCGGTCTTGCCCGCCATCGCCGCATGGACCGCCATGCGAGCCATCTGATCGCTGAGGATCCGGTCGCCCGCGTTGGCGGGCGTGCTCCGGATGTAGTAGCTCGGGTCGATGTACTTGAGATTGATGGCGATGCCGCGATCCTTGAAGTGCGCGTGGCAGTGGTCGCGTATCAGGATGCCTATGTCGTCGTGGAGGACGTTCCCGGAAGCGTCCCGGCGGGTGTCGCTGGGCGTGAAGAGGTCCTGGCCGGCCCCTTCCGCGACGACCACCAGCGCATGTCCCTTCGAGAGCACGCGCCGCTCGAGCTCGGTGAGGAAACCATCCTCGCCTTCGAGTCGGAAAGGGATCTCCGGGATCAGGACGAAATTCGCGTCCTGGCTCGCCAGCGCCGCACCGGCCGCGATGAATCCCGCATTGCGGCCCATCAACTTCACCAGGCCGATGCCGTTCGGGGCGCAGCGGGCCTCGACGTGGGCACCCCGCAGGACCTCCTCGGCCTTCTCCAGCGCCGTGTCGTAGCCGAAGGACTTGTAGACGTAATGCAGGTCGTTGTCGATCGTCTTGGGGATGCCGACGACGGCCTTCTTCAGGCCCCTCCGCTCCACTTCGTCGGAAATGGCCGCGGCGCCTCGCTGGGTGCCGTCGCCCCCCACGCAGAACAGGATGTCGATCTCGTCGCGGACGAGCGTGTCGACGATGACCCCGACCTCCTGGCTCCCTCGCGAGCTGCCCAGGACGGTCCCGCCCAGGTAGTGGATGTTGTCGACGAACGCGGGGGTCAGCTCGACCATCCTCAGCCCGCTGTCGGGATTCAGGCCCATGTAGCCGTTGCGCACGCCCAGGACACGCGGCACCAGGTAGTTGTAGGCGAGCTCGCAGTAGACCGATCGGATCACGTTGTTGAGGCCCGGCGAGAGGCCGCCGCAGGTGACGACCGCCGCCGTGGTCTTCGCGGGATCGAAGTAGATCGAAGCGCGGGGCCCCGCCTCCTCGAAGCAGAGGCCCCCCCAGTCGGCGGCGCCGGCGCCGCACTTGTGCTGGTAGAGGATCCTCGCGTCGTCCTCCACGAAGCCCACGTCGTGGAGCCGGGAGAGCGGCGAAGGGCGGGTGCAAGGACCGAGCGTCTTGATCGCGAAGTCTTCCTGGGCTGGCATGGCGGCATCGGCTCCTCGACATCGTCGGCCATGGGCCGGCCCCGTACGCCGGGGGCCGCCCCGCGCCGCACCGATTATAACGGGAGCAGCCCCGCCGGACGTCTACCGCGCCAGGAAACGCGGCCGGAGGTCACGCACGGCGCACGTCAATGGCGGAAATGACGCCTGCCCGTGAGCACCATGGCCATGCCGTGCTCGTCGCAGGCGGTGACCGTCTCGTCATCCCGCCGAGAGCCGCCGGGCTGGATGATGGCGGAGACCCCGGACGCCGCGGCGATGTCGGGACCGTCCCGGAAGGGGAAGAAGGCGTCCGAGGCGAGCACCGCGCCCGCGGCACGCTCGCCGGCCTTGGACACGGCGATCCTCACGGAGTCCACCCGGCTCATCTGCCCCGCCCCCACGCCCAGGAGCTGTCCGTCCTTCGCGACGACGATGGCGTTGGATTTCACCATGGCGCACACGCGCCAGGCGAAGGCCAGGTCTCGCTTCTCGCGGTCGTCGGGGGCCCGCTTCGTGGCGACCCGGCCGCCCGCGGGGTCGTGCTCCACGAGGTCCCAATCCTGCAGCAGCATACCCCCCTCGATCCTCCTCAGGTCGAAGCCCGAGGGCGCCGCGGAGCCGGGTCCGATGGGCCCTCCGAGGTCGATGAGGCGGACGCTATTCTTCCAGGTTGGCTTGGTCGTCAGCCACTCGAAGGCATCGGCCTCGAATCCGGGGGCCAGAACCGCCTCCAGGAAGCGGCCCGGCGCGCACATCCGCTTCGCCGTGGGCAGGTCCACGGTCCGGTTGAGCCCGACGATGCCGCCGAAAGCACTCACCGGGTCTCCCTCGTACGCCCGCTCGAAGGCCGACTCCAGGTCCTGGCCGACCGCCGCGCCGCAGGGGTTGTTGTGCTTCAGGACGCAGGCGGCGGGCTCGTCGAACATGCGGATCAGCTTCAGCGCGCTGTCCAGGTCCAGCAGGTTGTTGTAGGAAAGCTCCTTGCCGTGCCGGACGCTGGCGGTGGCCAGGTTGGGCCCGGTCGCCGACGAGTCGGCGTAGAATCCCGCGCGCTGGTGAGGATTCTCGCCGTACCGGAGTGCCAACTTCAGCGGGAAGCGGACGGCCAGCCCCGACGGGAGGTCCCCCGCCGGCTTGTCGTCCGCGAAGGCCCCCTCGAGATAGTCGGCGATGGCCTCGTCGTACTGGCCCGTGGATCGGTAAGCCTCCAGCGCGAGCCTTCTCCGGGTCGCGAGGGTCGTGCCGCCCGCGGTGAGGTACTCGCCCAGGAAGCGCTCATACTGCAACGGGCTCGTCAGCACCGCGACGTGGTCGTGGTTCTTGGCCGCCCCTCGGATCAGGGACGGGCCGCCGATGTCGATATTCTCGACGGCCTCCTCGAAGGTCGTCTGCGGCCTGGCGATCGTCGCGGCGAACGGATAGAGATTCACCACGACGAGGTCGATCGGCTCGATGCCCTGCGCGGCGAGGACGGACAGGTCTTCCTCCACGTTTCGCCGCGCCAGGATGCCGCCGTGGATCCTGGGATGGAGCGTCTTGACCCGGCCGCCGAGGATCTCCGCCTGGCCCGTGTAGTCGGCGACCTCCGTGACGGGGAGGCCGGCGCCGGCGATCGCGGAGTGCGTGCCGCCGCTCGCCAGCAGGACGACCCCGCGGGAGGACAGGGCACGAGCGAGTTCCACGAGCCCGGCCTTGTCCGAGACGCTCAGGATCGCCCGTCGGATGGCCACCAGCCCTTCGCCGGCGTGTTCTGTGTTCGACATTCGAGTCTACCCGGAGGTCCCCACGTTGCTGTGCCTGCTGGAAGGTCGTCGAAAAACGAGAATCCCCGACGCCTCGCCCCATGGGCGGAGGCGTCGGGGTTGGGATGCGCCGCGGATCGCGGACTTGGGCCGGATTCCCCGGGACCGCCTTCACTGAGGCAGCGCGGGGCCATCGCCCTAGGGCTTCTCGGACTCGGATTTCTCCGCCTCGGGGGCGTCGGCGTCGGGCTTCGGCTCGGCATCGGGCTTCGCTGCCGGGTCCGCCGCGGCGTCGCCCGCGCTGTCCTTGTTCTCGGATTCCTTGCCCTCGGCGCCCGGTTCCGTGGTCGCGGCGGGCGCTGGGGGCTTCTTCAGCCCCTCCGGCGGGATATACCCGAACGGCAAGGCCTTGGGATCTCGCAGGAGCTTCGGCTCGGTGGCGCCGATCTCCCGGAGGCAGACGACGATCCCCGAGCTGGTGCCCAGGCAGAGACGGTCGTCGTACCGGTTCAGCATCGAGAGCTCGAAATCGCGCAGATTCAGGCCGGCCCGCTGACGCGTCGCCGCCGCATCGGCGAGCAATTTGCCGGCCGTCCGATCGACCACGATCAGGTCCTGATTCGTGGATCGGAGGTAGACGCGTGTCGGGCTGAGGGAGAGGAGGGTCGCTTCCGGAGTGGGGATGCTCCACTTCGGCGTCCCGGTCGCGGGCTCCAGCGAACTCAGGACGCCGGCCTCGTTGATGGTCAGGATGTCCTCCCCCGCGACCAAGGGGGACTGGAGGATGGGCGAGCCCGAGGGGAAGACCCACTGATTCTGCGCCGTCAACAGGTCCACGGCGTACAGGTTCTTGTCCGCCGAAGGGATGAGGAGCGTGCGGGTCCCGTACGCGCCGAGGCCGTCGCCGATCTTGCCCCCGGTCCGGATCCGGTAGAGGGTGATCTGCTGATCGTTGAGCACCACGTAGACCCGCCCGTCTGTCGACCCGAAGGCCACGACATGCTGGGCCATCAGCGGCAGCGTGTCGACCGGGCCGCTGGTCTGCCAGCCCCATTCCATGCCCGGCTTGGTCCGGATCGTCGGGTTGCCCTTGGCATCCCGGGACCGCAGGCTGTACGCGTTCAGGCGTCCTTCCGCCGTGCCGACGAGCACTCGGTCCTCATCCGCCACCGTGCCGGACGTGGGGATCGCACCCAGGGATAGCCTCCAGATGACCCTGCCCTTGTTCTTGTCGAAGCCGATCAGCGTCTCGCCGACCGTGCCGAAGACCGCGTACGAGTTGGAGGAGATCGGCCGGGCGAATGGGGTGTAGCCCCCCAGGCTCGCCGTCCACCTCAGCTTCCCCGTCTCGGCGTCGAACGCGTGCAGGCCGCCATTGTTGGTCTGCGCGAAAATGAGGTCGGCGCTCCGGCTCACCCGCAGGACACGCTCCGTCTCGGAGAGCGCCACCACGGCGATCCACTGCCTCTCCAGCCCGACGCGGGCGAGCTGCGTCCTGGTGGGGATCATGTCCCTCGTGTAAGGGATCTGGGCACGGACCGCGGTCGAGCCAAGGCTCAGCAGCGCGAACGCCAGGACCGCGACGCGTCGGCAGGACATGGCCTGTTCCTTTCGATTGCCCGGAAGTTGCCGCCGGATAGTGATCATCTCATCCCTAACCAAAATCGACGCGGGATTCAAGCTAGGCAATCTGGGAATTGTGACGGGCCCGCGCAGGCTGGTTTGATGTTTCATCCTGTCGTTGCGAACCCTGGGGGAGTTCGGTGGGACGGGAACACCTCTTCCCCATGATTCTACACCAGGACGAATCGAAGGCCGGGAGG from Aquisphaera giovannonii includes these protein-coding regions:
- a CDS encoding ATP-dependent 6-phosphofructokinase, which encodes MPAQEDFAIKTLGPCTRPSPLSRLHDVGFVEDDARILYQHKCGAGAADWGGLCFEEAGPRASIYFDPAKTTAAVVTCGGLSPGLNNVIRSVYCELAYNYLVPRVLGVRNGYMGLNPDSGLRMVELTPAFVDNIHYLGGTVLGSSRGSQEVGVIVDTLVRDEIDILFCVGGDGTQRGAAAISDEVERRGLKKAVVGIPKTIDNDLHYVYKSFGYDTALEKAEEVLRGAHVEARCAPNGIGLVKLMGRNAGFIAAGAALASQDANFVLIPEIPFRLEGEDGFLTELERRVLSKGHALVVVAEGAGQDLFTPSDTRRDASGNVLHDDIGILIRDHCHAHFKDRGIAINLKYIDPSYYIRSTPANAGDRILSDQMARMAVHAAMAGKTDTLIGYWHNELVHVPIRTAIAEKRQLDLTSDLWTAVMRSTGQPVWRV
- the purH gene encoding bifunctional phosphoribosylaminoimidazolecarboxamide formyltransferase/IMP cyclohydrolase, with amino-acid sequence MSNTEHAGEGLVAIRRAILSVSDKAGLVELARALSSRGVVLLASGGTHSAIAGAGLPVTEVADYTGQAEILGGRVKTLHPRIHGGILARRNVEEDLSVLAAQGIEPIDLVVVNLYPFAATIARPQTTFEEAVENIDIGGPSLIRGAAKNHDHVAVLTSPLQYERFLGEYLTAGGTTLATRRRLALEAYRSTGQYDEAIADYLEGAFADDKPAGDLPSGLAVRFPLKLALRYGENPHQRAGFYADSSATGPNLATASVRHGKELSYNNLLDLDSALKLIRMFDEPAACVLKHNNPCGAAVGQDLESAFERAYEGDPVSAFGGIVGLNRTVDLPTAKRMCAPGRFLEAVLAPGFEADAFEWLTTKPTWKNSVRLIDLGGPIGPGSAAPSGFDLRRIEGGMLLQDWDLVEHDPAGGRVATKRAPDDREKRDLAFAWRVCAMVKSNAIVVAKDGQLLGVGAGQMSRVDSVRIAVSKAGERAAGAVLASDAFFPFRDGPDIAAASGVSAIIQPGGSRRDDETVTACDEHGMAMVLTGRRHFRH
- a CDS encoding outer membrane protein assembly factor BamB family protein, which translates into the protein MSCRRVAVLAFALLSLGSTAVRAQIPYTRDMIPTRTQLARVGLERQWIAVVALSETERVLRVSRSADLIFAQTNNGGLHAFDAETGKLRWTASLGGYTPFARPISSNSYAVFGTVGETLIGFDKNKGRVIWRLSLGAIPTSGTVADEDRVLVGTAEGRLNAYSLRSRDAKGNPTIRTKPGMEWGWQTSGPVDTLPLMAQHVVAFGSTDGRVYVVLNDQQITLYRIRTGGKIGDGLGAYGTRTLLIPSADKNLYAVDLLTAQNQWVFPSGSPILQSPLVAGEDILTINEAGVLSSLEPATGTPKWSIPTPEATLLSLSPTRVYLRSTNQDLIVVDRTAGKLLADAAATRQRAGLNLRDFELSMLNRYDDRLCLGTSSGIVVCLREIGATEPKLLRDPKALPFGYIPPEGLKKPPAPAATTEPGAEGKESENKDSAGDAAADPAAKPDAEPKPDADAPEAEKSESEKP